From the genome of Phytohabitans rumicis, one region includes:
- a CDS encoding DUF4229 domain-containing protein, which yields MSPTIKYTLGRIGLFVVVLAALWPLEIDIFIKLMIALLASAGFSYFLLRGWRDQMANQMSAAAERRKAEKERLRAALAGEDAASEGRKPPAGSSE from the coding sequence ATGAGCCCCACGATTAAGTACACATTGGGCCGTATCGGGCTGTTTGTCGTGGTACTGGCGGCTCTCTGGCCCCTTGAGATCGACATCTTCATCAAGCTGATGATCGCCCTGCTCGCGTCCGCGGGGTTCTCGTACTTCCTGCTGCGCGGGTGGCGCGACCAGATGGCCAACCAGATGTCGGCCGCCGCCGAGCGGCGCAAGGCGGAGAAGGAACGCCTGCGCGCCGCCCTGGCGGGGGAAGACGCCGCTAGTGAGGGACGAAAGCCTCCGGCCGGATCGTCAGAATGA
- a CDS encoding ABC transporter ATP-binding protein yields MTTAVDAQDVRVTLGGAPILAGVDLAVDTGEWVTVIGPNGAGKSTLLRAVGGLLPATGSISLFGTPSDRLPRRQRARIVATVAQSPVVPAGMAVFDYVLLGRTPYVPPLGRESAADLAATTEVLHRLDLERFAARHLTTLSGGERQRVFLARALAQGAPLLLLDEPTSALDIGHQQEVLDLVDELRRDRGLTVLATMHDLSIAGEYADRMVLLSAGRVAATGTPREVLTENLLAEHYNARVRVIEGDHGPLVVPVRG; encoded by the coding sequence ATGACCACCGCCGTCGACGCCCAGGACGTCCGCGTCACGCTCGGCGGCGCGCCCATCCTCGCCGGCGTCGACCTCGCGGTCGACACCGGCGAATGGGTCACCGTCATCGGACCCAACGGCGCCGGCAAGTCGACCCTCTTGCGCGCCGTCGGCGGCCTCCTGCCCGCGACCGGGTCCATCTCCCTCTTTGGTACGCCCAGCGACCGGCTCCCGAGGCGACAGCGCGCCCGGATCGTGGCGACGGTGGCGCAGTCGCCCGTCGTGCCGGCCGGCATGGCCGTCTTCGATTACGTGCTGCTCGGCCGCACCCCGTACGTGCCGCCGCTGGGCCGCGAGTCCGCCGCCGACCTGGCCGCCACCACCGAGGTACTGCACCGCCTCGACCTCGAACGCTTCGCCGCCCGCCACCTCACCACCCTGTCCGGCGGGGAGCGGCAGCGGGTCTTCCTGGCCCGCGCGCTGGCCCAGGGTGCCCCGCTGCTCCTGCTGGACGAGCCGACCAGCGCCCTGGACATCGGGCACCAGCAGGAGGTGCTCGACCTGGTCGACGAGCTGCGCCGGGACCGTGGCCTCACCGTGCTGGCCACCATGCACGACCTGTCCATCGCCGGCGAGTACGCCGACCGCATGGTGCTCCTGTCCGCCGGCCGGGTAGCCGCGACGGGTACACCCCGTGAAGTCCTCACCGAAAATCTCCTAGCGGAGCACTACAACGCACGCGTACGGGTCATCGAGGGTGACCACGGACCTCTGGTGGTGCCTGTTCGGGGTTGA
- a CDS encoding C39 family peptidase: MVRTTAAAVTALALLGPAAPAVAGGAITHDEQITFQRWSSYQDWRGGTHQGTVALPGVRTGITISRPTGTVDYPDPHTGITKTWAYSTWTSPVREVGFDASELVASWNAETPAGTWIQIELQGTYNTGTQTPWYVMGRWASGDADIKRTSVNRQGDPWSTIWTDTFSIDDVANGVMLSAYQLRLTLYRAPDQRRSPRVWMLGAMSSYVPDRFTVTPSAGGIAWGRELPVPRYSQNIHEGHYPEYDGGGEAWCSPTSTEMVIEYWGRGPSEEDTAWVDPTYPDPSVNHAARMVYDYRYDGAGNWPFNTAYAASYPGLDALVTRLHSLDDVERFIRAGIPVITSQSFLASELDGANYGTAGHLFVVVGFTPDGDVVVNDPASSSNDAVRNVYQREQFEQVWLRTKRINASGGVSGGSGGIAYLIKPWWKPWPRVAGLPL; this comes from the coding sequence ATGGTCAGAACCACCGCCGCCGCGGTAACGGCCCTCGCCTTGCTTGGCCCCGCGGCACCGGCCGTCGCCGGAGGAGCCATCACTCACGACGAACAGATCACCTTCCAGCGCTGGTCCAGCTATCAGGACTGGCGCGGCGGCACGCATCAGGGCACCGTGGCCCTGCCGGGCGTGCGCACCGGCATCACGATCAGCCGGCCAACCGGCACTGTGGACTACCCCGACCCGCATACCGGCATAACGAAGACATGGGCCTATTCGACTTGGACCTCGCCGGTCCGGGAGGTCGGCTTCGACGCCAGCGAGCTGGTCGCCTCCTGGAACGCGGAGACGCCCGCCGGCACCTGGATCCAGATCGAGCTGCAGGGCACCTACAACACCGGCACCCAGACACCCTGGTACGTCATGGGCCGCTGGGCCTCGGGCGACGCCGACATCAAGCGCACCAGCGTCAACCGCCAGGGCGACCCGTGGTCGACGATCTGGACGGACACGTTCTCCATCGACGACGTCGCCAACGGGGTCATGCTCAGCGCGTACCAGTTGCGCCTGACCCTCTACCGGGCGCCGGACCAGCGGCGCTCGCCGCGCGTCTGGATGCTCGGCGCGATGAGCTCGTACGTCCCGGACCGCTTCACGGTCACGCCCAGCGCCGGCGGCATCGCCTGGGGCCGCGAGCTGCCCGTGCCGCGCTACTCGCAGAACATCCACGAGGGCCACTACCCCGAGTACGACGGCGGCGGCGAAGCCTGGTGCTCACCGACCTCCACCGAGATGGTGATCGAGTACTGGGGCCGGGGGCCGTCCGAGGAGGACACCGCGTGGGTGGACCCGACGTACCCGGATCCCTCGGTCAACCACGCCGCCCGGATGGTCTACGACTACCGGTACGACGGCGCCGGCAACTGGCCGTTCAACACCGCGTACGCCGCGTCCTACCCGGGGCTGGACGCGCTCGTCACCCGGCTGCACTCGCTGGACGACGTGGAGCGCTTCATCCGGGCCGGCATCCCGGTGATCACCAGCCAGTCGTTCCTGGCCAGTGAGCTGGACGGGGCGAACTACGGCACGGCCGGGCACCTGTTCGTCGTGGTCGGATTCACACCGGACGGGGACGTGGTCGTCAACGACCCGGCCTCCTCGTCCAACGACGCCGTCCGCAACGTCTACCAACGCGAGCAGTTCGAGCAGGTGTGGCTGCGTACCAAGCGAATCAACGCGAGTGGCGGCGTGTCCGGCGGTTCCGGTGGCATCGCGTACCTCATCAAGCCCTGGTGGAAGCCCTGGCCGCGGGTGGCGGGCCTGCCGCTGTAG
- a CDS encoding C40 family peptidase, with protein MAKRAGGHKARRDGHIGPVLRPLAWSAMLGAAAAVAFAAPVYADPTPNTIPDAGSRPAPAGALQLPGATPPPNSGGVNYPPPSTVTGPLATQIYNAEIEIGLLGDQLLGVRESQATARTDLAIAHRKLEEARAAVAKAESAAEGAAAQALKEAAELPPGAFGSDLHGLSELSRLQRGERSTAESDAAEHEMARAKDAERVAQEEYNAALAKEQSLAGQFTTLEATFKTKEAALVEVKDRNAAQLAVIERQREAEEARLGAGFLDDEAIAGKAAHPLAIKAVEFALDQLGKRYVWGTEGPNTYDCSGLTWASYRHADYQLPRVSRDQFAGTRSKLVSQYALLPGDLVFFSSNGTASGIHHVGMYIGDGKMVHAPNSRERVKVSTVWWSRFFAATRVYGAVDAPTTTPPATTPPPTTPPATTPPPTTKPPATTPPPTTTPPTTPPTTPPTTPPTTPPTTPPSTPTPTPTPTTPSPTPSPADSPSSNPSATSAVPTSSSAKPSSSSAPPATTAATSASPSPSATPSSSASASTGK; from the coding sequence ATGGCGAAGCGGGCTGGCGGACACAAGGCACGGCGAGACGGGCACATCGGGCCCGTCCTTCGGCCGTTGGCCTGGTCAGCCATGCTCGGCGCCGCGGCGGCCGTCGCGTTCGCCGCCCCGGTGTACGCGGACCCCACGCCCAACACGATCCCCGACGCCGGCAGCCGGCCCGCACCGGCCGGCGCACTCCAGCTTCCCGGTGCCACCCCGCCGCCCAACTCCGGCGGGGTCAACTATCCGCCGCCCTCGACCGTCACGGGGCCGCTGGCCACCCAGATCTACAACGCCGAGATCGAGATCGGCCTGCTCGGCGACCAGCTCCTCGGGGTGCGGGAAAGCCAGGCGACGGCGCGTACCGACCTGGCCATCGCGCACCGCAAGCTCGAAGAGGCACGCGCCGCGGTGGCCAAGGCCGAGTCCGCGGCGGAAGGCGCCGCCGCGCAGGCGCTCAAGGAGGCCGCCGAGCTGCCTCCGGGGGCGTTCGGCTCCGACCTGCACGGGCTGAGCGAGCTATCCCGGCTACAGCGCGGCGAGCGGTCCACGGCCGAGAGCGACGCCGCCGAGCACGAAATGGCGCGGGCCAAGGACGCCGAGCGGGTGGCGCAGGAGGAATACAACGCGGCGCTCGCCAAGGAGCAGTCGCTGGCCGGCCAGTTCACCACGCTCGAAGCGACGTTCAAGACCAAGGAAGCCGCGCTCGTCGAGGTCAAGGACCGCAACGCGGCCCAGCTCGCCGTCATCGAGCGGCAGCGCGAGGCCGAGGAGGCCCGGCTCGGCGCCGGGTTCCTGGACGACGAGGCCATCGCCGGCAAGGCGGCCCACCCGCTGGCGATCAAGGCCGTCGAGTTCGCCCTCGACCAGCTCGGCAAGCGGTACGTCTGGGGCACCGAGGGCCCGAACACGTACGACTGCTCCGGGCTGACCTGGGCCTCGTACCGGCACGCCGACTACCAGTTGCCCCGGGTCTCCCGCGACCAGTTCGCGGGCACCCGCAGCAAGTTGGTCTCCCAGTACGCGCTGCTCCCCGGCGACCTGGTCTTCTTCAGCTCCAACGGCACGGCGAGCGGCATCCATCACGTCGGCATGTACATCGGCGACGGCAAGATGGTCCACGCGCCGAACAGCCGCGAACGGGTCAAGGTATCGACGGTCTGGTGGTCCCGCTTCTTCGCGGCCACGCGGGTCTACGGCGCGGTCGACGCGCCCACGACGACCCCGCCCGCCACCACTCCGCCACCCACGACGCCGCCGGCCACCACGCCGCCGCCGACGACCAAGCCGCCAGCGACGACGCCGCCGCCCACGACGACCCCACCAACCACGCCGCCGACCACCCCGCCCACGACGCCACCGACGACTCCACCCACGACGCCGCCGAGCACTCCGACGCCGACGCCCACTCCGACCACGCCGTCCCCGACGCCGTCGCCGGCTGACAGCCCGAGCTCCAACCCGTCGGCGACCAGCGCCGTGCCCACGTCGAGCAGCGCGAAGCCGAGTTCGAGCAGCGCGCCACCGGCGACCACCGCGGCGACCTCGGCCTCACCCAGCCCGTCCGCAACGCCGAGTTCGTCCGCTTCCGCGAGCACCGGGAAGTGA
- a CDS encoding FecCD family ABC transporter permease, translated as MHKGWVAAGIAAVVVSVLAGVAFGPVSLPPGSVAAELLNLIPGVHLHSGLDEREIAIVTQIRLPRVVLALLVGAMLALAGGCYQGVFRNPLADPHLLGVAAGAGLAVTAVIAYRVSTGSSGGDVTSGLPLTTPVAAFLGAVGAVLLTYLLGVGGGRDRSPATLILAGVAVSAFLAAGQTYLMQRNVDAIREVYSWLLGRLATAGWHDVLVILPYAVVTGAVLLLFRRELDVLSVGDEEATSLGLHPQRSRYIMLAAASLGTAAAVSVSGLIGFVGIIVPHTVRLLAGASYRVILPLSVLFGGAFLTLTDLVARTVASPAEIPIGVVTAFFGAPFFVLVLRTTKRVTL; from the coding sequence TTGCACAAAGGGTGGGTGGCGGCGGGCATTGCGGCGGTCGTCGTTAGCGTGCTCGCGGGGGTGGCGTTCGGGCCGGTCAGCCTGCCGCCGGGGAGCGTCGCCGCCGAACTGCTCAACCTCATCCCCGGTGTCCACCTGCACAGCGGCCTGGACGAGCGGGAGATCGCGATCGTCACCCAGATCCGGCTGCCGCGCGTGGTGCTCGCCCTCCTGGTCGGCGCCATGCTGGCCCTCGCCGGCGGCTGCTACCAGGGCGTCTTTCGCAACCCGCTGGCCGACCCGCACCTGCTGGGCGTGGCGGCCGGCGCCGGCCTCGCGGTGACCGCCGTCATCGCGTACCGGGTCAGCACCGGCAGCTCGGGCGGCGACGTGACGTCCGGGCTGCCGCTCACCACCCCCGTTGCCGCGTTCCTCGGCGCGGTCGGGGCGGTGCTGCTGACGTACCTCCTCGGGGTCGGCGGTGGCCGCGACCGCTCGCCGGCGACGCTGATCCTCGCCGGCGTGGCCGTCTCCGCGTTCCTCGCCGCCGGGCAGACGTACCTCATGCAGCGCAACGTCGACGCCATCCGCGAGGTCTACTCGTGGCTGCTCGGGCGGCTCGCGACGGCCGGCTGGCACGACGTGCTGGTGATCCTGCCGTACGCGGTCGTCACCGGCGCGGTGCTCCTGCTCTTCCGGCGCGAGCTGGACGTGCTCTCGGTGGGCGATGAGGAGGCGACCAGCCTCGGCCTGCACCCGCAGCGCTCGCGCTACATCATGCTCGCCGCCGCCAGCCTCGGCACCGCGGCGGCCGTGTCGGTGTCCGGCCTGATCGGGTTTGTCGGCATCATCGTCCCGCACACCGTGCGCCTGCTCGCCGGCGCCAGCTACCGGGTGATCCTGCCGCTGTCGGTGCTCTTCGGCGGCGCGTTCCTCACCCTCACCGACCTGGTCGCGCGCACCGTGGCCAGCCCCGCCGAGATCCCCATCGGCGTGGTCACCGCGTTCTTCGGCGCGCCGTTCTTCGTGCTCGTCCTGCGCACCACGAAGCGGGTCACGCTATGA
- a CDS encoding M14 family zinc carboxypeptidase — MPIRIPRTRRIIVLAATMAAGLLLIMSSPGNAKPEPGGKAAEVAAQYTVVGPRTFADRDAVARTGAAIDYIEHGKLYISATKAEVQAIGRLGFQVVPVPVAAPDAVNALDFPPADSAYHNYAELTTKVNQVVADHSSIARKISLGNSYEGRDIMAIKISDNVATDEAEPEILFNAQQHAREHLTVEMAIYLLDLFTDNYGSDSRVTNVVNTREIWIIPTVNPDGSEYDVATGSYRSWRKNRQPNSGSANVGTDLNRNWSYNWGCCGGSSGSTGSETYRGPSAFSAPETQRVRDFVNSRVVGGVQQIKVNIDFHTYSQLILWPYGYTTANTAPGLGVDQQAVFQTIGQQMAATNGYTPEQSSDLYITDGDSIDWMWGQHGIWAYTFEMYPGSASGGGFYPPDEVIPAQTSRNREAVLILSEYADCPYRATGMQATYCGGGGTTVWSDNLETAAGGWTTNASSTDTATLGQWARGAAQATTSSGAKQLTPFAGSNDLVTGPLAGAAAGDHDVDGGLTSVRSGAVTLPSSGTLSLSFAWYLAHGSNSSSADFFRVSVVHSGGTTALFTQAGAASNRNGAWATQTVSLTPYAGQSIRILIETTDASTASLVEAGVDNLTITSS; from the coding sequence ATGCCTATCCGCATACCCAGAACCCGCAGGATTATCGTCCTCGCGGCCACCATGGCGGCCGGATTGCTCCTCATCATGAGCAGTCCGGGTAACGCCAAACCGGAACCCGGCGGGAAGGCCGCCGAGGTCGCCGCACAGTACACAGTGGTCGGTCCGCGGACCTTCGCTGACCGTGACGCGGTGGCCCGTACCGGTGCGGCGATCGACTACATCGAGCACGGGAAGCTCTACATCTCCGCCACCAAGGCCGAGGTCCAGGCCATCGGCAGGCTCGGCTTCCAGGTGGTACCCGTACCGGTAGCGGCGCCGGACGCCGTCAACGCGCTGGACTTCCCGCCGGCCGACTCGGCGTACCACAACTACGCGGAGTTGACGACGAAGGTCAACCAGGTGGTGGCCGACCACTCGTCGATCGCCCGCAAGATCAGTCTCGGCAACTCGTACGAGGGCCGGGACATCATGGCCATCAAGATCTCCGACAATGTGGCCACCGACGAGGCCGAACCGGAGATCCTTTTCAATGCGCAGCAGCACGCGCGCGAGCACCTGACCGTCGAGATGGCGATCTACCTGTTGGACCTCTTCACCGACAACTACGGCTCCGACTCGCGGGTCACCAACGTCGTCAACACCCGAGAGATCTGGATCATCCCGACGGTCAACCCGGACGGCAGCGAATACGATGTCGCCACCGGCTCGTACCGCTCATGGCGCAAGAACCGGCAACCCAACTCCGGCTCCGCCAACGTGGGCACCGACCTCAACCGCAACTGGTCGTACAACTGGGGCTGCTGCGGCGGCTCGTCCGGCTCGACGGGATCCGAGACGTACCGCGGCCCGTCCGCGTTCTCCGCGCCGGAGACCCAGCGGGTGCGCGACTTCGTCAACAGCCGGGTGGTCGGCGGCGTCCAGCAGATCAAGGTGAACATCGACTTCCACACGTACTCCCAGCTGATCCTGTGGCCGTACGGCTACACCACCGCCAACACGGCCCCCGGCCTGGGCGTCGACCAGCAGGCGGTCTTCCAGACGATCGGGCAGCAGATGGCCGCCACCAACGGCTACACGCCCGAGCAGTCCTCCGACCTCTACATCACCGACGGCGACTCCATCGACTGGATGTGGGGCCAGCACGGCATCTGGGCGTACACCTTCGAGATGTACCCCGGCTCGGCCTCCGGCGGCGGCTTCTACCCGCCCGATGAGGTCATCCCGGCGCAGACCTCGCGCAACCGCGAGGCCGTGCTCATCCTCTCCGAGTACGCCGACTGCCCGTACCGCGCGACCGGCATGCAGGCCACCTACTGCGGCGGTGGCGGCACGACCGTGTGGTCCGACAACCTGGAGACCGCGGCCGGCGGCTGGACGACGAACGCCTCCAGCACGGACACCGCCACGCTCGGGCAGTGGGCCCGGGGCGCCGCCCAGGCGACCACGTCCAGCGGCGCCAAGCAACTGACCCCGTTCGCCGGCAGCAACGACCTCGTCACCGGCCCGCTCGCGGGCGCGGCGGCCGGCGACCACGACGTCGACGGCGGCCTGACCAGCGTGCGGTCGGGCGCGGTGACCCTGCCATCCAGCGGGACGCTGTCACTGTCGTTCGCCTGGTACCTGGCGCACGGCTCGAACTCGTCATCCGCCGACTTCTTCCGGGTCAGCGTGGTGCACTCGGGCGGCACGACGGCGCTCTTCACCCAGGCGGGCGCGGCGAGCAACCGCAACGGCGCCTGGGCCACCCAAACCGTCAGCCTCACCCCGTACGCCGGCCAGTCCATCCGCATCCTGATCGAAACCACGGACGCGAGCACCGCCTCCTTGGTAGAGGCCGGCGTAGACAACCTAACCATCACCTCCTCCTAG
- a CDS encoding PPOX class F420-dependent oxidoreductase, which translates to MTNDSPESHADLLKRPTFAHLATTRPDGAPQTNVMWFDWDGERIRMTHTKTRQKFRNLQRDPRVALSIADPDDPYRYIEVRGVLETIEDDDAQASFYQSLQRRYGKSYPIPDAAVRVILTIRPEAFVPH; encoded by the coding sequence TTGACCAATGACTCCCCCGAGAGCCACGCCGACCTCCTGAAGCGACCTACGTTCGCCCACCTCGCCACCACCAGACCCGACGGCGCACCGCAGACCAACGTGATGTGGTTCGACTGGGACGGCGAGCGGATCCGGATGACCCACACCAAGACCCGGCAGAAGTTCCGGAACCTGCAGCGCGACCCGCGGGTGGCGCTGTCGATCGCCGACCCGGACGATCCGTACCGCTACATCGAGGTGCGCGGCGTGCTGGAGACCATCGAGGACGACGACGCGCAGGCGTCGTTCTACCAGTCGCTCCAGCGCCGCTACGGCAAGTCGTACCCGATCCCGGACGCGGCCGTCCGGGTCATTCTGACGATCCGGCCGGAGGCTTTCGTCCCTCACTAG